One Cellulomonas sp. Y8 DNA segment encodes these proteins:
- the dcd gene encoding dCTP deaminase, translated as MLLSDRDITAELDAGRVVLDPHDPAMVQPSSVDVRLDRFFRLFDNHKYAVIDPSQDQPDLTRLVEVDGDEPFVLHPGEFVLGSTFEQVTLPDDIAARLEGKSSLGRLGLLTHSTAGFIDPGFSGHVTLELSNVATLPITLWPGMKIGQMCFFRLSSPALAPYGSGATGSRYQGQRGPTASRSWQHFHRTQV; from the coding sequence GTGCTGCTCTCCGACCGCGACATCACCGCCGAGCTCGACGCCGGCCGGGTGGTCCTCGACCCCCACGACCCCGCGATGGTGCAGCCGTCGAGCGTCGACGTCCGCCTCGACCGGTTCTTCCGGCTGTTCGACAACCACAAGTACGCGGTCATCGACCCGTCCCAGGACCAGCCCGACCTCACGCGGCTGGTGGAGGTCGACGGCGACGAGCCGTTCGTCCTGCACCCGGGCGAGTTCGTCCTGGGGTCCACGTTCGAGCAGGTGACCCTGCCCGACGACATCGCCGCGCGCCTGGAGGGCAAGTCCTCGCTGGGGCGGCTCGGCCTGCTCACGCACTCGACCGCCGGGTTCATCGACCCGGGGTTCTCCGGCCACGTGACCCTGGAGCTGTCGAACGTCGCGACGCTGCCGATCACGCTGTGGCCCGGCATGAAGATCGGGCAGATGTGCTTCTTCCGGCTGTCGTCGCCGGCCCTCGCCCCGTACGGCTCGGGCGCCACCGGCTCCCGGTACCAGGGCCAGCGCGGCCCGACCGCCTCGCGCTCGTGGCAGCACTTCCACCGCACCCAGGTCTGA
- a CDS encoding HAD-IC family P-type ATPase, translating into MTTSALTTPSPADPADVSPPPGPRPYAEPADSVLAELRSTPTGLREAEAGRRLAEHGPNRLPDPQGRSWLRRLLGHFDDVLIYILLASAVLKALLGDWIDFAVILAVAVISAALGFLQEGQAERALKGIRTMLSLDAQVRRDGEWQVVDADSLVPGDVVRVRSGDRVPADVRLIESTNLQVEEAALTGESVPASKHVDPVGADAGLGDRASMLYSSTIVTVGTGTGVVTATGAGTEIGRIQSLIADASDDLDTPLSRKLAQFGKTLSLGILGMAAFMLVVGRVIHDWDVPELISAAIGFAVAAVPEGLPALVTVTLALGVQQMARRNAITRKLTAVEALGSVTTICSDKTGTLTKNEMTTRTVVTGAGAYQVEGLGYAPDGRITRDGAHATLGAHPDLAALIAAAASANDARIVQDGGLWKVVGQPTEGAVATLALKAGLDLTGVERVAVLPFESATKYMATLDRVPGAGTRIRVVGAPDRLLDRCSHQRAADGGTEPLDRDRWEAVIDELASQGLRTLSAAERAVADGTTTLSPDDVEDGLVFLGLFGIVDPPRPEAVQAIADCHRAGIRVKMITGDHVGTATAIARELGIVAADGDVHALTGAELEAMTQEQLRQRVRDVDVYARTSPEHKIRIVRALQSHDEVVAMTGDGVNDAPALTRADIGIAMGIKGTEATKEAADIVLADDNFATIERAVEEGRRIYDNIAKSVVFLLPTNGAQSLVILVAVLFGLTLPLSPVQILWVNLVTAVTLSLALAYEPAEPGVMSRPPRAPGGSVISGRSLRHVVVVSLLIGGATLAVFFIEDARGTDYAVAQTTAVTMLALGQLAYLFNCRFLGESSLTLRVLRGNRVVWIATGALVALQVFFTYVPFMNSWFDSAPIGLREWALTLGFAILVFLLAEAMKAVTRAIDARADARPAEATEAAALPGAPVPAGSVTLADAASRLPALVHAVEHGDEVTLTRDGRPVARIVAVTGAARRTSGRGAAAGETVAANVSTTAIQLTPPDGAQHGASEAADPAAQPAGAPAASPVGTPAAPEEGAPTRVSTRPAAEGGAGADAPGPGAADATIVLDPVPAAGDDAPEPPAPPRRRSRRDAAAATEPLGTVAPEADRD; encoded by the coding sequence ATGACGACCTCAGCCCTCACGACGCCCTCGCCCGCGGACCCCGCGGACGTGAGCCCTCCCCCGGGTCCCCGGCCCTACGCCGAGCCCGCGGATTCCGTGCTCGCCGAGCTCCGCAGCACGCCCACGGGCCTGCGCGAGGCGGAAGCGGGACGCCGCCTCGCGGAGCACGGGCCGAACCGGCTCCCGGACCCGCAGGGCAGGAGCTGGCTGCGCCGGCTGCTCGGGCACTTCGACGACGTGCTCATCTACATCCTGCTGGCCTCGGCGGTGCTCAAGGCGCTCCTGGGCGACTGGATCGACTTCGCGGTGATCCTGGCCGTCGCGGTGATCAGCGCGGCGCTGGGCTTCCTGCAGGAGGGCCAGGCCGAGCGGGCGCTCAAGGGCATCCGGACCATGCTCTCGCTCGACGCCCAGGTCCGCCGGGACGGCGAGTGGCAGGTCGTCGACGCCGACTCCCTCGTCCCGGGCGACGTCGTGCGCGTACGGTCCGGCGACCGGGTGCCCGCCGACGTGCGGCTCATCGAGTCGACCAACCTGCAGGTCGAGGAGGCCGCCCTCACCGGCGAGTCCGTCCCCGCGAGCAAGCACGTCGACCCCGTGGGCGCCGACGCCGGCCTGGGCGACCGCGCCTCGATGCTGTACTCGAGCACGATCGTCACGGTCGGCACCGGCACCGGTGTCGTCACCGCGACCGGCGCCGGCACCGAGATCGGCCGGATCCAGTCGCTCATCGCCGACGCCTCCGACGACCTCGACACCCCGCTGTCGCGCAAGCTCGCCCAGTTCGGCAAGACGCTGTCCCTGGGCATCCTCGGCATGGCCGCGTTCATGCTGGTCGTCGGGCGGGTCATCCACGACTGGGACGTGCCGGAGCTCATCTCGGCGGCCATCGGCTTCGCGGTCGCCGCCGTCCCGGAGGGCCTGCCCGCGCTGGTCACCGTGACCCTGGCGCTCGGCGTGCAGCAGATGGCCCGGCGCAACGCCATCACCCGCAAGCTCACCGCGGTCGAGGCGCTGGGCTCGGTGACCACGATCTGCTCGGACAAGACCGGCACCCTGACCAAGAACGAGATGACGACGCGCACCGTCGTCACCGGGGCCGGGGCCTACCAGGTCGAGGGCCTCGGCTACGCGCCCGACGGCAGGATCACCCGGGACGGCGCCCACGCCACGCTCGGGGCGCACCCGGACCTCGCCGCCCTGATCGCCGCCGCGGCGTCCGCCAACGACGCGAGGATCGTCCAGGACGGCGGCCTGTGGAAGGTCGTCGGCCAGCCCACGGAGGGCGCCGTCGCGACCCTGGCGCTCAAGGCCGGGCTGGATCTCACGGGCGTCGAGCGGGTCGCCGTGCTGCCCTTCGAGTCGGCCACGAAGTACATGGCCACGCTCGACCGCGTCCCCGGGGCCGGCACCCGGATCCGCGTCGTCGGCGCCCCGGACCGGCTGCTCGACCGGTGCAGCCACCAGCGCGCCGCCGACGGCGGCACCGAGCCGCTCGACCGCGACCGCTGGGAGGCCGTCATCGACGAGCTCGCCTCCCAGGGGCTGCGCACCCTCTCCGCCGCCGAGCGGGCCGTCGCGGACGGGACGACCACGCTGAGCCCGGACGACGTCGAGGACGGCCTGGTGTTCCTCGGCCTGTTCGGCATCGTCGACCCGCCCCGGCCCGAGGCGGTCCAGGCGATCGCCGACTGCCACCGCGCGGGGATCCGGGTCAAGATGATCACCGGCGACCACGTCGGCACGGCCACGGCCATCGCCCGCGAGCTCGGCATCGTCGCGGCGGACGGCGACGTGCACGCCCTGACCGGCGCCGAGCTCGAGGCGATGACCCAGGAGCAGCTGCGGCAGCGGGTCCGGGACGTCGACGTGTACGCGCGCACCAGTCCCGAGCACAAGATCCGGATCGTGCGGGCCCTGCAGTCGCACGACGAGGTCGTCGCGATGACCGGGGACGGCGTGAACGACGCGCCCGCCCTCACCCGGGCGGACATCGGCATCGCCATGGGCATCAAGGGCACCGAGGCCACCAAGGAGGCCGCGGACATCGTCCTCGCCGACGACAACTTCGCGACCATCGAGCGGGCGGTCGAGGAGGGGCGGCGGATCTACGACAACATCGCGAAGTCCGTCGTCTTCCTGCTGCCCACGAACGGTGCGCAGTCGCTGGTCATCCTCGTCGCCGTGCTGTTCGGCCTCACCCTGCCGCTGTCCCCGGTGCAGATCCTGTGGGTCAACCTCGTCACGGCCGTGACGCTCTCGCTCGCGCTGGCCTACGAGCCGGCCGAGCCGGGCGTGATGTCCCGGCCGCCCCGCGCACCCGGGGGGTCGGTGATCTCGGGCCGGTCGCTCCGGCACGTCGTCGTCGTGTCGCTGCTCATCGGCGGCGCCACCCTGGCGGTGTTCTTCATCGAGGACGCCCGGGGCACGGACTACGCGGTCGCCCAGACGACCGCGGTGACGATGCTCGCCCTCGGGCAGCTGGCCTACCTGTTCAACTGCCGGTTCCTCGGCGAGTCCAGCCTCACCCTGCGGGTGCTGCGCGGGAACCGCGTGGTGTGGATCGCGACCGGCGCGCTGGTCGCGCTGCAGGTGTTCTTCACCTACGTGCCGTTCATGAACTCGTGGTTCGACTCGGCGCCCATCGGCCTGCGGGAGTGGGCGCTCACCCTGGGCTTCGCGATCCTGGTGTTCCTGCTCGCCGAGGCGATGAAGGCCGTGACGCGCGCGATCGACGCGCGGGCCGACGCCCGGCCCGCCGAGGCGACGGAGGCCGCCGCCCTGCCGGGCGCACCCGTCCCCGCCGGGTCGGTCACGCTCGCCGACGCCGCGTCCCGGCTCCCCGCCCTGGTGCACGCCGTCGAGCACGGCGACGAGGTCACGCTCACCCGGGACGGCCGCCCGGTCGCACGCATCGTCGCGGTGACCGGCGCCGCGCGGCGCACCAGCGGCCGCGGGGCCGCCGCCGGGGAGACGGTCGCCGCGAACGTGAGCACGACCGCGATCCAGCTGACGCCGCCCGACGGGGCGCAGCACGGCGCCTCGGAGGCGGCGGACCCGGCCGCGCAGCCGGCGGGCGCGCCCGCGGCGTCCCCGGTCGGCACCCCCGCCGCGCCGGAGGAGGGGGCGCCGACCCGGGTCAGCACGCGCCCGGCCGCCGAGGGCGGGGCCGGCGCGGACGCACCGGGTCCCGGGGCGGCGGACGCGACGATCGTCCTCGACCCGGTCCCCGCCGCCGGCGACGACGCCCCCGAGCCCCCCGCGCCGCCGCGTCGCCGGTCGCGCCGGGACGCCGCTGCCGCGACCGAGCCGCTGGGCACGGTGGCACCGGAGGCCGACCGGGACTGA
- a CDS encoding SDR family oxidoreductase, whose product MADQYTFQDPIAQYPMPEPPEQSQDGPGLDADLQPLADHGQDTYRGSGRLEGRKAIVTGGDSGIGRAVAIAFAREGADLVLSYLPEEQEDAEHVAQLVRDAGRKVVLAPGDVADQAYSRSLVRTALDELGGLDTLAIIAGRQQYVEDITELTPESFDETFKTNVYALYWLVQEAVPHLPKGSSIITTSSIQAYQPAPILVDYATTKAAINTISKALAGQLAPKGIRVNVVAPGPIWTPLQTAGGQPPSALPEFGQQTPYGRAGQPAELAPAYVYLASQESSYVSGETLNVNGGMPTP is encoded by the coding sequence ATGGCCGACCAGTACACGTTCCAGGACCCGATCGCGCAGTACCCGATGCCCGAGCCGCCGGAGCAGAGCCAGGACGGGCCCGGCCTCGACGCCGACCTGCAGCCGCTCGCCGACCACGGCCAGGACACCTACCGCGGGTCCGGCCGCCTCGAGGGCCGGAAGGCGATCGTCACCGGCGGCGACTCCGGCATCGGCCGCGCCGTCGCCATCGCGTTCGCCCGGGAGGGCGCCGACCTCGTGCTGTCGTACCTGCCCGAGGAGCAGGAGGACGCCGAGCACGTGGCGCAGCTGGTCCGCGACGCCGGCCGGAAGGTCGTGCTCGCCCCCGGTGACGTCGCCGACCAGGCCTACAGCCGGTCGCTGGTGCGCACGGCGCTCGACGAGCTCGGAGGCCTGGACACGCTCGCGATCATCGCCGGGCGCCAGCAGTACGTCGAGGACATCACCGAGCTGACCCCGGAGTCGTTCGACGAGACGTTCAAGACGAACGTCTACGCGCTGTACTGGCTGGTCCAGGAGGCGGTGCCGCACCTGCCGAAGGGCTCCAGCATCATCACGACGTCGTCGATCCAGGCGTACCAGCCGGCCCCGATCCTGGTCGACTACGCCACGACGAAGGCCGCCATCAACACGATCTCGAAGGCGCTCGCCGGCCAGCTCGCGCCGAAGGGCATCCGGGTCAACGTCGTGGCGCCGGGCCCGATCTGGACGCCGCTGCAGACCGCGGGCGGCCAGCCGCCGTCGGCGCTGCCGGAGTTCGGGCAGCAGACGCCCTACGGCCGCGCGGGACAGCCGGCCGAGCTCGCCCCGGCGTACGTCTACCTGGCCTCCCAGGAGTCGAGCTACGTCAGCGGCGAGACGCTGAACGTCAACGGGGGGATGCCGACCCCGTGA
- a CDS encoding glycoside hydrolase family 15 protein — protein MTEQPGLENLDGDAGTRTEGSGHAAADEPRDPTPRTAGYADLRSYAVLGDGRTVALVADDGRVDWFPVPDLDTPPAFAALLDADAGGYVELAPTVPYRLRRQYVVGTNVLVTTYDTDDGRARVTQAMNTGVAGRLPWSELAARVEGLSGSVPMAWRVAPGTVLGTASPWVQRTVQGPVLRVDGVTLTVRTLGEMTTVVDDQACTGAFEATAGSRHLVAVVGTEREPVMLPDPEDVDRGIDRTVDNWRAWTREFHYDGPWGKAVQRSALALKLLLHEPTGAIAAAGTTSLPESLAGGKNWDYRYAWVRDAAYTLDAWIGFGLREEVHAAISWTLRTLREHGVRIFFGLDGALPPEPERHDVPGWRGIGPVVTGNRADGQLQLGVYGDVLAVVRGYVDAGNLLDAETGRLLAAVADEAADAWHRPDAGMWELTEERHYTSSKLGCWQALRCAVHLAELGQIPGEPDRWRAEADRIARWVGEHCWSEERGAYVMHPGSDALDASVLLHARSGFDTGERMSRTVDALRAELGSGPLLHRYTGMPQEEGAFVACAFWGVAALALVGRTDEAAQWMGELLDLASDVGVWPEMIDPATGDFLGNLPQALSHLALVQAALTLAPALGDDHDAAG, from the coding sequence ATGACGGAGCAGCCGGGCCTCGAGAACCTGGACGGCGACGCCGGCACGCGCACGGAAGGGTCGGGTCACGCGGCGGCGGACGAGCCGCGCGACCCGACCCCCCGCACCGCGGGCTACGCCGACCTGCGCTCGTACGCGGTGCTGGGGGACGGGCGGACCGTCGCGCTGGTCGCGGACGACGGCCGGGTGGACTGGTTCCCGGTCCCCGACCTCGACACGCCGCCCGCGTTCGCCGCGCTGCTGGACGCGGACGCCGGCGGCTACGTCGAGCTCGCGCCCACCGTGCCGTACCGGCTCCGCCGGCAGTACGTCGTCGGCACGAACGTGCTGGTCACGACGTACGACACCGACGACGGCCGGGCGCGCGTCACGCAGGCGATGAACACCGGCGTGGCCGGGCGCCTGCCGTGGAGCGAGCTCGCCGCGCGGGTGGAGGGCCTGTCCGGCTCCGTGCCGATGGCCTGGCGCGTCGCGCCGGGGACCGTGCTCGGCACGGCGTCGCCGTGGGTGCAGCGGACGGTCCAGGGCCCGGTGCTGCGGGTCGACGGCGTGACGCTGACCGTGCGCACGCTCGGCGAGATGACGACGGTCGTCGACGACCAGGCCTGCACGGGTGCGTTCGAGGCGACCGCCGGGTCGCGGCACCTCGTCGCGGTGGTCGGCACCGAGCGCGAGCCGGTCATGCTGCCCGACCCCGAGGACGTCGACCGCGGCATCGACCGGACGGTCGACAACTGGCGCGCCTGGACCCGCGAGTTCCACTACGACGGGCCGTGGGGCAAGGCGGTGCAGCGCAGCGCCCTCGCGCTCAAGCTGCTGCTGCACGAGCCGACCGGCGCCATCGCCGCGGCGGGCACCACCTCGCTGCCCGAGAGCCTGGCGGGCGGCAAGAACTGGGACTACCGGTACGCGTGGGTCCGGGACGCCGCGTACACGCTGGACGCGTGGATCGGCTTCGGCCTGCGCGAGGAGGTGCACGCCGCCATCTCGTGGACGCTGCGCACCCTCCGCGAGCACGGGGTCCGGATCTTCTTCGGGCTCGACGGCGCGCTGCCGCCCGAGCCGGAGCGCCACGACGTGCCGGGCTGGCGGGGGATCGGCCCCGTCGTCACCGGGAACCGCGCGGACGGCCAGCTGCAGCTCGGCGTCTACGGCGACGTCCTCGCGGTGGTCCGCGGGTACGTCGACGCGGGGAACCTGCTCGACGCCGAGACCGGCCGGCTGCTCGCCGCCGTCGCCGACGAGGCCGCCGACGCCTGGCACCGCCCGGACGCCGGCATGTGGGAGCTGACCGAGGAGCGGCACTACACGTCGTCCAAGCTCGGCTGCTGGCAGGCGCTGCGGTGCGCCGTGCACCTGGCCGAGCTCGGGCAGATCCCCGGCGAGCCCGACCGCTGGCGCGCCGAGGCGGACCGGATCGCCCGCTGGGTCGGCGAGCACTGCTGGTCCGAGGAGCGCGGCGCCTACGTGATGCACCCCGGCTCCGACGCCCTCGACGCGTCCGTGCTGCTGCACGCGCGCAGCGGGTTCGACACCGGCGAGCGCATGAGCCGCACCGTCGACGCCCTGCGCGCCGAGCTCGGCTCCGGGCCGCTGCTGCACCGGTACACCGGCATGCCCCAGGAGGAGGGCGCGTTCGTCGCCTGCGCGTTCTGGGGCGTGGCCGCGCTGGCGCTCGTCGGGCGGACCGACGAGGCGGCGCAGTGGATGGGCGAGCTGCTCGACCTCGCGAGCGACGTCGGCGTGTGGCCGGAGATGATCGACCCGGCGACCGGCGACTTCCTCGGCAACCTGCCGCAGGCGCTGAGCCACCTCGCGCTGGTGCAGGCCGCGCTCACCCTGGCGCCCGCGCTGGGCGACGACCACGACGCGGCGGGCTGA
- a CDS encoding toxin glutamine deamidase domain-containing protein, giving the protein MTANPLVVGPVDTSTAFGGAMLLDSLSQLSSSLESGDWVAAGLSGVGVALDAVATAVDPLGSLIAAGLGWLMEHLEPLKGWLNDLTGDAGAVLGFAGTWDNVATAMNGAGDELHRIVTADLEAMSGASIVAYGAYANGLADRVRAAGTSASSMASALRACSTVVQVVHDLVRDTLAQLVGSIISWVSTLVVTAGLATPHVASQVATRVSSIATRVGRSVIDVISTGKSLKNLLEAMKEALARLAGGVRGALPGARGTSAPGGVPDVPAVRPQSLDDIRSWLDKINPGFTGDPFDPRSVNCGNCTAAVHSSLRGGPLGEADTGTLSIPQMEKITGLPQVTMTPTEIADALRAGGPGSHAVIGIDRAQGAGHWFNAYYDGTKVVAVDGQSGRIIDWPPDYGAVHWDAAIRRAQ; this is encoded by the coding sequence GTGACCGCGAACCCGCTCGTCGTCGGGCCGGTCGACACCTCGACGGCGTTCGGCGGCGCCATGCTGCTGGACTCCCTGTCGCAGCTCAGCTCGTCGCTGGAGTCGGGCGACTGGGTCGCCGCCGGCCTGTCCGGGGTCGGCGTCGCGCTCGACGCCGTCGCCACCGCCGTCGACCCGCTCGGCTCGCTGATCGCGGCAGGGCTGGGCTGGCTGATGGAGCACCTGGAGCCGCTGAAGGGCTGGCTGAACGACCTCACGGGCGACGCCGGCGCGGTGCTCGGGTTCGCCGGCACGTGGGACAACGTCGCCACCGCGATGAACGGTGCGGGCGACGAGCTGCACCGGATCGTCACCGCCGACCTCGAGGCGATGTCCGGCGCGTCGATCGTCGCCTACGGCGCGTACGCCAACGGGCTGGCCGACCGGGTACGGGCCGCGGGGACGTCGGCGTCCTCCATGGCGTCGGCGCTGCGCGCCTGCTCCACCGTGGTGCAGGTCGTCCACGACCTGGTCCGGGACACCCTCGCGCAGCTGGTGGGCTCGATCATCTCCTGGGTGTCGACGCTCGTGGTCACCGCGGGGCTGGCGACGCCCCACGTGGCGTCGCAGGTGGCGACGCGGGTGTCGTCGATCGCGACCCGGGTCGGGCGGTCCGTCATCGACGTGATCTCGACCGGGAAGTCCCTGAAGAACCTGCTGGAGGCGATGAAGGAGGCGCTGGCGCGGTTGGCCGGCGGCGTCCGCGGCGCGCTGCCGGGGGCTCGGGGCACGTCGGCTCCCGGTGGCGTGCCCGACGTCCCCGCGGTCAGGCCGCAGTCGTTGGACGACATCAGGTCATGGCTCGACAAGATCAACCCCGGCTTCACGGGAGATCCGTTCGACCCGAGGTCGGTCAACTGCGGCAACTGCACGGCGGCCGTTCACAGCTCGCTGCGTGGCGGGCCGCTCGGCGAGGCGGACACGGGCACCTTGAGCATTCCCCAGATGGAGAAGATCACGGGCTTGCCGCAGGTCACCATGACCCCGACGGAGATCGCCGATGCGCTCAGAGCGGGCGGACCCGGGTCCCACGCCGTGATCGGGATCGATCGGGCGCAGGGGGCCGGACACTGGTTCAACGCCTACTACGACGGCACGAAGGTCGTCGCGGTGGACGGCCAGTCGGGACGGATCATCGACTGGCCACCGGACTACGGAGCGGTGCACTGGGACGCGGCCATCAGGAGGGCGCAATGA
- a CDS encoding TetR family transcriptional regulator yields the protein MSATRDRLLDAFEGLLIAHGPRAATLDAVAAAAEVSKGGLLYHFPSKAALVQGQRERLAELGQADVAAMRTAPEGAAEYYLRESQQSGGPLDRALIAFARLAEEAGDDATAVLDDLRRHWFEALADELGDPALAHVVQLVGDGMYYNAVTGVRDDTALADARAVLGRLRAGA from the coding sequence ATGTCCGCGACCCGCGACCGCCTCCTCGACGCGTTCGAGGGCCTGCTGATCGCGCACGGGCCCCGCGCCGCGACCCTGGACGCCGTCGCCGCCGCGGCCGAGGTGTCGAAGGGCGGGCTGCTCTACCACTTCCCCAGCAAGGCCGCGCTGGTCCAGGGCCAGCGCGAGCGGCTGGCGGAGCTCGGGCAGGCGGACGTCGCCGCGATGCGCACCGCACCGGAGGGCGCGGCGGAGTACTACCTGCGCGAGTCGCAGCAGTCCGGCGGTCCGCTCGACCGCGCGCTGATCGCGTTCGCCCGGCTCGCCGAGGAGGCGGGCGACGACGCCACCGCGGTGCTCGACGACCTGCGGCGGCACTGGTTCGAGGCGCTGGCGGACGAGCTCGGCGACCCGGCGCTCGCCCACGTGGTCCAGCTGGTCGGCGACGGCATGTACTACAACGCGGTCACCGGCGTGCGGGACGACACCGCGCTCGCCGACGCGCGGGCCGTGCTCGGCCGGCTGCGCGCCGGCGCCTGA
- a CDS encoding MFS transporter: MSAPVTTGPTAAVPAALLHRGRPVRPWAVLVVLMLPVLLISVDNTVLSFALPSITAALGASGSELLWIVDAYPLVLAGLLVPMGSLGDRVGRKRLLMIGATGFAVVSLLAAWSTSPVMLVAARAALGLFGATLMPSTLSLIRNVFLDRAQRRLAIAIWASGFAGGAALGPIVGGALLTHFWWGSVFLLNVPVLLVLLPLAAALVPESKDPAPGPLDPWSSVLALATMLPLVYAIIASGEHGLTPTTTGAVLVGLVAGWAFVRRQRRLPSPMLDVRLFTNPVFSGAVSANLLSVLGFSGLLVIVSQFLQLAAGLSPMDAGLVLLPGLVASVAAGLLAVRLVRYVRPGVLIGSSFLLAAVGYGVLTLVGDVPTPVTVAVTFVVMGLGVGLAETLTNDQITTAVPPEKAGAASAISETAYELGTTLGVAILGSVLNATYRARVVLPGTLTTDQAHAAAETLGGATRVAGEVGAGRGEALLESARLAFDAGTQHAAAVGAVVAVGAAVVSFVTLRRATAL; encoded by the coding sequence ATGTCCGCCCCGGTCACCACCGGTCCCACCGCCGCCGTCCCGGCGGCGCTCCTGCACCGCGGCCGCCCGGTCCGCCCCTGGGCCGTGCTGGTCGTGCTCATGCTCCCCGTGCTGCTCATCTCCGTGGACAACACGGTGCTGAGCTTCGCGCTGCCCTCGATCACGGCCGCGCTCGGCGCCTCGGGGTCGGAGCTGCTGTGGATCGTCGACGCGTACCCCCTCGTGCTCGCGGGCCTGCTGGTCCCGATGGGCAGCCTCGGGGACCGCGTCGGGCGCAAGCGGCTGCTGATGATCGGCGCGACCGGGTTCGCGGTCGTGTCGCTGCTGGCGGCGTGGTCGACGAGCCCGGTGATGCTGGTCGCGGCGCGCGCGGCCCTCGGCCTGTTCGGCGCGACGCTGATGCCGTCGACGCTGTCGCTCATCCGGAACGTGTTCCTGGACCGCGCGCAGCGCCGGCTCGCCATCGCCATCTGGGCGTCCGGGTTCGCCGGCGGCGCCGCGCTCGGCCCGATCGTCGGCGGCGCGCTGCTCACCCACTTCTGGTGGGGCTCGGTGTTCCTGCTGAACGTGCCGGTGCTGCTCGTGCTGCTGCCGCTCGCCGCGGCGCTCGTGCCCGAGTCGAAGGACCCCGCGCCGGGGCCGCTCGACCCGTGGAGCAGCGTGCTCGCCCTCGCCACGATGCTGCCGCTGGTCTACGCGATCATCGCGTCCGGCGAGCACGGCCTGACGCCGACGACGACCGGCGCGGTCCTCGTGGGCCTCGTGGCCGGGTGGGCGTTCGTCCGCCGCCAGCGCCGGCTGCCGTCGCCGATGCTCGACGTCCGGCTGTTCACCAACCCGGTGTTCTCCGGGGCGGTGTCGGCCAACCTGCTCTCGGTGCTCGGGTTCTCCGGCCTGCTGGTCATCGTGTCGCAGTTCCTGCAGCTCGCGGCCGGGCTCAGCCCGATGGACGCGGGCCTCGTGCTGCTGCCGGGGCTGGTCGCGTCCGTCGCCGCGGGCCTGCTCGCCGTGCGCCTGGTGCGATACGTGCGGCCGGGCGTGCTCATCGGGTCGAGCTTCCTGCTGGCCGCGGTCGGCTACGGCGTGCTCACCCTGGTCGGCGACGTGCCGACGCCGGTGACGGTGGCCGTGACGTTCGTGGTGATGGGCCTCGGCGTCGGCCTCGCGGAGACGCTGACCAACGACCAGATCACCACGGCCGTCCCGCCGGAGAAGGCCGGCGCCGCGTCCGCCATCTCCGAGACGGCGTACGAGCTCGGCACCACCCTGGGCGTCGCGATCCTCGGCTCGGTGCTCAACGCGACCTACCGGGCGCGCGTGGTGCTCCCCGGGACGCTGACGACCGACCAGGCGCACGCCGCGGCCGAGACCCTCGGCGGCGCGACCCGGGTGGCGGGCGAGGTCGGCGCGGGCAGGGGCGAGGCGCTGCTGGAGTCGGCGCGCCTGGCGTTCGACGCGGGCACGCAGCACGCCGCGGCGGTCGGCGCGGTCGTGGCCGTGGGCGCGGCGGTCGTCTCGTTCGTCACCCTCCGCCGCGCGACGGCGCTCTGA
- a CDS encoding SDR family NAD(P)-dependent oxidoreductase: MDLGITDRVALITGGDSGIGLATARLLLAEGARVVLTDQDAPALERAVADLGAGPDRLVPVLADLTVPAAVEALVARAHDAFGAPEILVHAAGVTGAQGLFHEIDDEGWARTIEVDLLAAVRVVRAVLGPMRETGRGRIVLLASEDGVQPYVDELPYCASKAGVLSLAKGLSKAYGAEGVLVNAVSPAFIATPMTDAMMAKRAEERGTDRDEAIASFLDEERPGMVLKRRGEAEEVAAVIAFLVSERASFVTGSNYRVDSGSVATI; this comes from the coding sequence ATGGACCTGGGCATCACCGACCGCGTCGCGCTCATCACCGGCGGCGACTCCGGCATCGGCCTCGCCACCGCCCGCCTGCTGCTCGCCGAGGGCGCCCGCGTCGTGCTCACCGACCAGGACGCGCCCGCGCTCGAGCGGGCGGTCGCCGACCTCGGCGCCGGGCCCGACCGGCTGGTGCCAGTGCTGGCCGACCTCACGGTCCCGGCCGCGGTCGAGGCGCTGGTCGCCCGGGCGCACGACGCGTTCGGCGCCCCGGAGATCCTGGTGCACGCCGCGGGCGTGACGGGCGCGCAGGGGCTGTTCCACGAGATCGACGACGAGGGCTGGGCCCGCACGATCGAGGTCGACCTGCTCGCGGCGGTCCGGGTCGTGCGCGCGGTGCTCGGCCCGATGCGGGAGACCGGCCGCGGCCGGATCGTGCTGCTCGCCTCGGAGGACGGCGTGCAGCCCTACGTCGACGAGCTGCCGTACTGCGCGTCGAAGGCCGGCGTGCTGTCGCTGGCCAAGGGGCTGTCGAAGGCGTACGGCGCCGAGGGCGTGCTGGTCAACGCGGTGTCCCCGGCGTTCATCGCCACCCCCATGACCGACGCGATGATGGCGAAGCGCGCCGAGGAGCGCGGCACGGACCGGGACGAGGCGATCGCGTCGTTCCTCGACGAGGAGCGCCCGGGCATGGTCCTGAAGCGGCGCGGCGAGGCCGAGGAGGTCGCCGCCGTGATCGCGTTCCTGGTGTCCGAGCGCGCGAGCTTCGTCACCGGCTCGAACTACCGGGTCGACTCGGGGTCGGTCGCGACGATCTGA